One window of Brevibacterium pigmentatum genomic DNA carries:
- the gatB gene encoding Asp-tRNA(Asn)/Glu-tRNA(Gln) amidotransferase subunit GatB, with protein MKYEDAIKKYDPVIGIEVHVELGTATKMFDAAPNTFGGGPNTNVTPTSLGLPGSLPVVNEKGVEYAIKIGLALGCEIAETCRFARKNYFYPDVPKDFQTSQSDEPIAAEGQVEVELEDGTIVTVPVERAHMEEDAGKNTHVGGATGRIQGADHSLVDYNRAGVPLVEIVTHPITGTGERAAEVAAAYVRTLRDIFRALDVSEARMEQGNVRADVNVSLRESPDAPLGTRTETKNVNSFRSIERAVRFEIARQATLLEAGEKVVQETRHFHEETGETSSGRPKSDADDYRYFPEPDLVPLQPSREWVEELRASLPELPAQKRRRLLGEWKFSDLEMRDIVNAGLLEAIEDTVTAGAKPAKARKWWTGEVARLANQEDKHPTEIVTPAQVAGLADLIDQGKLNDKLAKDVLTGVAAGEGEPAEVMKARDLEIVEDTGALEAAVEEAIAANPDVVEKIKGGKMQAIGALMGPIMKATRGQADAGKAKDLILAKING; from the coding sequence GTGAAATACGAAGACGCGATCAAGAAATACGATCCGGTCATCGGCATCGAGGTCCACGTCGAACTCGGCACCGCGACCAAGATGTTCGACGCCGCCCCCAACACCTTCGGCGGGGGACCGAACACCAACGTGACCCCCACCTCCCTGGGCCTGCCCGGGTCCCTGCCCGTGGTCAACGAGAAGGGTGTGGAATACGCAATCAAGATCGGTCTGGCCCTCGGCTGCGAGATTGCCGAGACCTGCCGGTTCGCCCGCAAGAACTACTTCTACCCGGACGTGCCCAAGGACTTCCAGACCAGCCAGTCCGATGAGCCGATCGCGGCCGAAGGTCAGGTCGAGGTCGAGCTCGAGGACGGCACCATCGTCACCGTCCCCGTCGAGCGCGCCCACATGGAGGAAGACGCCGGCAAGAACACCCACGTGGGAGGGGCCACCGGCCGCATCCAGGGTGCCGACCACTCCCTCGTCGACTACAACCGCGCCGGTGTTCCGCTCGTGGAGATCGTCACCCACCCGATCACCGGGACAGGGGAGAGGGCCGCTGAGGTGGCCGCCGCCTATGTGCGGACGCTCCGTGACATCTTCCGCGCCCTCGACGTCTCCGAAGCCCGCATGGAACAGGGCAACGTCCGCGCCGACGTCAACGTGTCCCTGCGGGAGAGCCCCGATGCACCGCTGGGCACCCGCACGGAGACGAAGAACGTCAACTCCTTCCGCTCGATCGAACGCGCAGTGCGCTTCGAGATCGCCCGCCAGGCGACGCTCCTCGAAGCAGGGGAGAAGGTCGTCCAGGAGACCCGCCACTTCCACGAGGAGACCGGAGAGACCTCCTCGGGTCGTCCGAAGTCCGACGCCGACGACTACCGGTACTTCCCCGAGCCCGACCTCGTCCCGCTGCAGCCGTCCCGAGAATGGGTCGAGGAGCTGCGGGCGAGCCTGCCCGAGCTGCCGGCGCAGAAGCGCCGCCGCCTCCTCGGGGAATGGAAGTTCTCCGACCTGGAGATGCGCGACATCGTCAACGCGGGACTCCTCGAAGCCATCGAGGACACCGTCACCGCCGGAGCGAAGCCCGCGAAGGCACGCAAATGGTGGACCGGTGAGGTCGCCCGCCTGGCCAACCAGGAGGACAAGCACCCCACCGAGATCGTCACGCCCGCCCAGGTGGCAGGCCTCGCCGATCTCATCGACCAGGGCAAGCTCAATGACAAGCTGGCCAAGGACGTACTCACCGGAGTCGCAGCAGGCGAAGGCGAGCCCGCCGAGGTGATGAAGGCCCGCGACCTCGAGATCGTCGAGGACACCGGGGCGCTCGAAGCCGCCGTCGAGGAGGCCATCGCGGCCAACCCCGATGTGGTCGAGAAGATCAAGGGCGGAAAGATGCAGGCCATCGGTGCGCTCATGGGGCCGATCATGAAGGCCACCCGCGGACAGGCCGATGCCGGAAAGGCTAAGGACCTCATCCTCGCCAAGATCAACGGCTGA
- the def gene encoding peptide deformylase translates to MAIHPIVVYGEPVLHRRAEKITEFDDDLAELVRDMHETLDASNGVGLAAPQIGVGKSIFVFNADDDYGVRRRGTFVNPVLIASKVPDMRPDPDEETEGCLSVPSLDFPLKRADRVTVNGVDESGAPVTLSADGWFARIMQHEYDHLQGTLYVDRLDKRWSKKWKKAQEAQGYNQPGLSWMPGVDPDPFGH, encoded by the coding sequence ATGGCTATTCATCCCATCGTCGTCTACGGCGAGCCCGTTCTGCATCGTCGTGCCGAGAAGATCACCGAATTCGACGATGATCTCGCCGAACTCGTCAGAGACATGCACGAGACGCTCGATGCCAGCAACGGCGTCGGTCTGGCCGCGCCGCAGATCGGCGTCGGAAAGTCCATCTTCGTCTTCAATGCCGACGACGACTACGGTGTGCGTCGCCGCGGCACCTTCGTCAATCCCGTTCTCATTGCCTCGAAGGTCCCCGACATGCGTCCCGATCCGGACGAGGAGACCGAAGGCTGCCTGTCGGTGCCGAGCCTCGACTTCCCCCTCAAACGTGCCGATCGGGTCACCGTCAACGGCGTCGATGAATCGGGGGCGCCGGTGACGCTGAGCGCGGACGGGTGGTTCGCCCGCATCATGCAGCACGAATACGACCACCTGCAGGGAACTCTCTACGTCGACCGACTCGACAAACGCTGGTCGAAGAAGTGGAAGAAGGCCCAGGAAGCCCAGGGCTACAACCAGCCGGGCCTGTCATGGATGCCGGGAGTCGACCCCGATCCTTTCGGTCACTGA
- the gatA gene encoding Asp-tRNA(Asn)/Glu-tRNA(Gln) amidotransferase subunit GatA, translating into MTELTNKSALELAAGLKSGEFSSVEVTQSHLDRISATEDDFNSFITVTDELALETAKAVDAKRSAGEDLHALAGVPVALKDLVVTEGVATTAGSTMLENWVPPYESTVHNKIKAAGLPVLGKTNLDEFAMGSTTEHSAFGNTRNPWNLEHVPGGSSGGAAAALAGFQAPLSVGTDTGGSVRQPAAFTGTVGVKPTYGSISRFGIIAMASSLDQVGPMGRNVADAAALHELLAGHDPLDSTSLPDEVGGFLSAAQTSELKGKKLGVIKQLAGEGYQDGVRTAFTAALETAAAAGAEIVEVDCPAISYALDAYYLIMPSEVSSNLARYDGMRYGLRVEPETGPVTAETVMSATRAAGFGSEVKRRIILGTYALSAGYYDAYYGSAQKIRTLVQNDFAKAFAACDVLVSPTAPTTALKFGAEKAADPMALYLGDVATIPANLAGIPGLSLPAGLADGLPVGFQILAPAREDIKLYEVAGPLEAALESAGGRVLDTLAEGLNAK; encoded by the coding sequence ATGACCGAACTGACGAACAAGAGCGCCCTCGAACTCGCCGCAGGACTGAAGTCCGGCGAGTTCTCCTCCGTCGAAGTCACGCAGTCCCACCTCGACCGCATCTCCGCCACCGAGGATGACTTCAACTCCTTCATCACCGTCACCGACGAACTCGCCCTGGAGACCGCGAAGGCCGTCGACGCCAAGCGCTCCGCCGGTGAGGACCTCCATGCCCTGGCCGGCGTCCCGGTCGCGCTGAAGGACCTCGTCGTCACCGAAGGTGTGGCCACCACCGCGGGATCGACGATGCTCGAGAACTGGGTTCCGCCCTACGAATCGACTGTGCACAACAAGATCAAGGCCGCCGGTCTGCCGGTGCTCGGCAAGACCAACCTCGACGAATTCGCCATGGGCTCGACGACCGAGCACTCGGCCTTCGGCAACACCCGCAACCCATGGAACCTCGAACACGTCCCCGGCGGTTCCTCCGGCGGCGCAGCTGCAGCCCTCGCCGGATTCCAGGCCCCGCTGTCCGTGGGCACCGACACCGGCGGATCCGTCCGCCAGCCCGCCGCGTTCACCGGAACCGTCGGCGTCAAGCCGACCTACGGGTCGATCTCGCGCTTCGGCATCATCGCCATGGCCTCGAGCCTTGATCAGGTCGGGCCGATGGGCCGAAACGTCGCCGACGCCGCAGCCCTGCACGAACTGCTGGCCGGACACGATCCGCTCGATTCGACCTCGCTGCCCGATGAGGTCGGCGGATTCCTCAGCGCCGCCCAGACCAGCGAACTCAAGGGCAAGAAGCTCGGCGTCATCAAGCAGCTGGCCGGTGAGGGGTACCAGGACGGAGTCCGCACCGCGTTCACCGCAGCCCTTGAGACCGCTGCCGCTGCAGGTGCCGAGATCGTCGAGGTCGACTGCCCGGCGATCTCCTACGCCCTCGACGCCTACTACCTCATCATGCCCTCCGAGGTGTCCTCGAACCTCGCCCGCTACGACGGCATGCGCTACGGCCTGCGCGTCGAACCGGAAACCGGCCCCGTCACCGCCGAGACCGTCATGTCGGCCACCCGCGCCGCCGGCTTCGGATCGGAGGTCAAACGCCGCATCATCCTCGGCACCTACGCCCTGTCGGCCGGCTACTACGACGCCTACTACGGCTCGGCGCAGAAGATCCGCACCCTGGTCCAGAACGACTTCGCGAAGGCCTTCGCCGCGTGCGACGTCCTCGTGTCCCCGACGGCCCCGACGACCGCGCTGAAGTTCGGTGCGGAGAAGGCAGCCGACCCGATGGCTCTCTACTTAGGCGACGTCGCGACGATCCCGGCGAACCTCGCCGGCATCCCCGGACTGTCCCTGCCGGCAGGCCTTGCCGATGGTCTGCCCGTCGGCTTCCAGATCCTGGCTCCGGCCCGTGAGGACATCAAACTCTACGAGGTGGCCGGCCCCTTGGAAGCCGCACTCGAATCCGCCGGCGGACGCGTGCTCGACACTCTCGCGGAAGGACTGAACGCCAAGTGA
- the gatC gene encoding Asp-tRNA(Asn)/Glu-tRNA(Gln) amidotransferase subunit GatC has product MTESSAITPEQVEHLASLSRIAMSEDELKSLAGDLSTILGNVARVNEVAGDDVPATSHPIPLTNVMRPDVVGETLSSEQALASAPAAEDDKFLVPQILGEE; this is encoded by the coding sequence ATGACGGAGTCTTCCGCAATCACCCCCGAACAGGTGGAGCATTTGGCTTCACTGTCTCGGATCGCCATGAGCGAAGACGAGCTGAAATCGCTCGCGGGTGATCTGAGCACAATTCTGGGAAACGTCGCCAGGGTCAACGAAGTGGCCGGCGATGACGTGCCCGCAACCAGCCACCCCATCCCGCTGACGAACGTCATGCGCCCCGACGTGGTGGGCGAGACGCTGTCCAGCGAACAGGCACTGGCCTCGGCCCCGGCCGCCGAGGACGACAAGTTCCTCGTCCCGCAGATCCTCGGGGAGGAATGA
- the cysK gene encoding cysteine synthase A, with amino-acid sequence MTIFNNVSDLVGRTPLIRVNKASERSGAEIVAKLESYNPGNSVKDRIGVAMIDAAEKSGELQPGGTIVEATSGNTGIALAMVGTSRGYKVKLTMPESMSKERRALLRAFGAELVLTDKADGMKGAVAKAEELAAGGAVLVRQFENQANAEIHKATTGPEILADTDGKVDIFVSGIGTGGTITGAGAALREANPDVKIVAVEPAASPLLTEGKAGPHAIQGLGANFVPKVLNTEIYDEVATVDNDAAIERAREVAKEEGLLVGISSGAALAAAEAVGARPENAGKRIVVILPDFGERYLSTPLFSEYLD; translated from the coding sequence TTGACCATCTTCAACAACGTCTCCGATCTGGTCGGCCGTACTCCGCTGATCCGCGTCAACAAGGCGAGCGAACGCTCCGGTGCCGAAATCGTTGCGAAGCTCGAATCGTACAACCCAGGCAACTCCGTCAAGGACCGCATCGGTGTGGCGATGATCGACGCAGCCGAGAAGTCGGGCGAACTGCAGCCCGGCGGCACCATCGTCGAAGCCACCTCCGGAAACACCGGCATCGCCCTGGCGATGGTCGGCACCTCCCGCGGTTACAAGGTCAAGCTGACGATGCCCGAGTCGATGTCGAAGGAACGTCGCGCCCTGTTGCGCGCCTTCGGAGCCGAGCTCGTCCTCACCGACAAGGCCGACGGCATGAAGGGTGCGGTCGCCAAGGCCGAGGAACTCGCCGCCGGCGGCGCCGTGCTCGTGCGCCAGTTCGAGAACCAGGCCAATGCCGAGATCCACAAGGCCACCACCGGCCCCGAGATCCTCGCCGACACCGACGGCAAGGTCGATATCTTCGTTTCCGGCATCGGCACCGGCGGCACCATCACCGGTGCCGGCGCAGCCCTGCGCGAGGCCAACCCTGACGTGAAGATCGTCGCCGTCGAGCCCGCCGCTTCGCCGCTGCTGACCGAAGGCAAGGCCGGACCGCACGCGATCCAGGGGCTCGGCGCGAACTTCGTGCCCAAGGTGCTCAACACCGAGATCTACGACGAAGTCGCCACCGTCGACAACGATGCAGCCATCGAGCGTGCCCGTGAGGTCGCGAAGGAAGAGGGCCTCCTCGTGGGCATCTCCTCCGGTGCTGCCCTGGCGGCGGCCGAGGCTGTCGGCGCACGCCCAGAGAACGCCGGCAAGCGCATCGTCGTCATCCTCCCCGACTTCGGTGAGCGCTACCTGTCGACACCGCTGTTCTCCGAATACCTCGACTGA